A stretch of Rhizobium sp. TH2 DNA encodes these proteins:
- a CDS encoding Gfo/Idh/MocA family protein: MADTKGFKPDADVRVKEYRIGAIGAGMIMAECHLAAYKEAGFNVVAIASRTKANAQKVADRWSIPTVHDTPEALIKDTNVDIVDLAFPPDQQPALIRAALKEPHIKAILAQKPLALSLDEAKKLRDEAKAAGKILSVNQNMRYDQSMQVLKQILDNGELGAVVMATIDMRAIPHWQTFLEGFDRLTLSNMSVHHLDVLRFLFGDPEEIYTATRSDPRTTFKHKDGITVSTIKFPGNVLAVSMEDVWAGPREEGFDSEFYIKWRVEGTDGVAHGTIGWPNGAASTLTYASRKTTGGKWVTPTWDTMWFPHAFIGVMEQLQYAVKHGQEPVLNVADNVKTMALVEAGYRSMDEGRAIKLSEIAI; this comes from the coding sequence ATGGCTGACACCAAAGGTTTCAAGCCGGATGCCGACGTCCGGGTCAAGGAATACAGGATCGGTGCGATCGGCGCCGGCATGATCATGGCCGAGTGCCATCTCGCGGCCTACAAGGAAGCGGGCTTCAACGTCGTGGCCATCGCCTCGCGCACCAAGGCGAATGCCCAGAAGGTCGCTGACCGTTGGTCCATTCCGACGGTGCACGATACGCCCGAAGCGCTGATCAAGGACACGAATGTCGATATCGTCGATCTTGCCTTTCCGCCAGACCAGCAGCCGGCGCTGATCCGCGCGGCGCTCAAGGAGCCACATATCAAGGCGATCCTGGCGCAGAAGCCCCTGGCGCTCTCGCTCGATGAGGCGAAGAAGCTGCGCGACGAGGCGAAAGCCGCAGGCAAGATCCTCTCGGTCAACCAGAACATGCGCTACGACCAGTCGATGCAGGTGCTCAAGCAGATCCTCGACAATGGCGAACTTGGTGCGGTCGTGATGGCGACGATCGATATGCGCGCCATCCCGCATTGGCAGACCTTCCTCGAGGGTTTCGACCGGCTGACACTCTCCAACATGAGCGTGCATCACCTCGACGTGTTGCGCTTCCTGTTCGGCGACCCCGAGGAAATCTACACCGCGACCCGGTCCGATCCGCGCACCACGTTCAAGCACAAGGACGGCATCACCGTTTCGACCATCAAGTTCCCTGGCAATGTGCTGGCGGTCTCGATGGAAGATGTCTGGGCTGGTCCGCGCGAAGAGGGCTTCGACAGCGAATTCTACATCAAGTGGCGTGTCGAGGGCACGGATGGCGTGGCGCATGGCACGATCGGCTGGCCCAATGGTGCTGCCTCGACGCTGACCTATGCCTCGAGGAAGACCACCGGCGGCAAGTGGGTCACGCCGACCTGGGACACGATGTGGTTCCCGCATGCCTTCATCGGCGTAATGGAGCAGCTGCAATATGCCGTGAAGCACGGCCAGGAGCCGGTTCTCAACGTCGCCGACAATGTCAAGACCATGGCTTTGGTGGAAGCCGGTTACCGCTCGATGGACGAGGGCCGCGCTATCAAGCTCAGCGAAATCGCAATCTAA
- a CDS encoding ABC transporter ATP-binding protein translates to MASISLRNVSKRYGDTVAVNNVSFHVQDNEFFCLFGPPLSGKSTILKLILGLETPDHGEILIGGKPANALSPADRNVAMVFQNLALFPHMTAEQNVRFPLVERKVPEDKIKARVAAVSEKLHIGHLLHKPPAQLSGGERQRVAIARALVRDPAAYLMDDPISALDARLREETRVELKRIQRELGHTLIYVTHDQEEAMSIADRMAILENGQIRQMGKPSDIYDHPASQYVARLLGSPAINLLPLTQSNGWTAGAGTISLSGVPDGAAGIGIRPEDLKAEPWSGDRLGVPAKVFEVEPLGGYTVVTLSAGEEKLRVLMRGQPRIEVDSPVALSCDPKRVHFFKPDGQALASHQAGI, encoded by the coding sequence ATGGCAAGCATCTCTCTCCGCAATGTCTCCAAGCGCTACGGCGATACGGTTGCCGTCAACAATGTCTCGTTCCATGTCCAGGACAACGAGTTCTTCTGTCTCTTCGGCCCGCCGCTATCGGGCAAGTCGACGATCCTGAAGCTCATTCTCGGCCTCGAGACGCCCGATCACGGCGAGATCCTGATCGGCGGCAAGCCGGCCAACGCGCTGTCGCCGGCCGATCGCAACGTGGCGATGGTGTTCCAGAACCTGGCGCTGTTTCCGCATATGACGGCGGAGCAGAATGTCCGCTTCCCGCTCGTTGAACGCAAGGTGCCCGAGGACAAGATCAAGGCGCGTGTCGCGGCCGTCTCCGAGAAGCTGCATATCGGCCATCTCCTGCACAAGCCGCCGGCCCAGCTTTCGGGCGGCGAACGGCAGCGCGTGGCGATCGCGCGGGCGTTGGTGCGCGATCCGGCGGCCTACCTGATGGACGATCCGATCTCGGCGCTTGACGCGCGGCTGCGCGAAGAGACCCGCGTGGAACTCAAGCGCATACAGCGCGAGCTTGGCCATACGCTGATCTATGTCACGCATGACCAGGAAGAGGCGATGTCGATCGCCGACCGCATGGCGATCCTGGAGAATGGCCAGATCCGCCAGATGGGCAAGCCATCCGACATCTACGATCACCCCGCGAGCCAGTATGTCGCGCGGCTGCTCGGCTCTCCCGCCATCAATCTGCTGCCGCTGACGCAATCCAATGGCTGGACGGCGGGCGCGGGCACGATCAGCCTTTCCGGCGTTCCTGACGGTGCTGCCGGGATCGGCATCCGGCCGGAGGATCTCAAGGCCGAGCCGTGGAGCGGCGATCGGTTAGGGGTCCCCGCCAAGGTTTTCGAAGTCGAACCGCTTGGTGGCTATACTGTGGTGACGCTTTCGGCAGGTGAAGAGAAGCTCCGGGTGCTGATGCGCGGCCAGCCAAGGATCGAGGTCGATTCCCCGGTGGCGCTGAGCTGTGACCCGAAGCGCGTGCATTTTTTCAAACCGGACGGGCAGGCGCTCGCGTCTCACCAAGCCGGAATATAA
- a CDS encoding ABC transporter ATP-binding protein gives MTAIHLENLVKNFGAFTALKTMDLTIQDGEFVALLGPSGCGKSTTMNMIAGMESPSAGRILFDDRDMAGVSMGKRGVGFVFQNYAIFTHMSVYENLAYGLRMRRLPQAEIDRRVKAIAEFLQLGPLLNQPSAKLSVNILQRLAIGRSAIVEPAIFLLDEPLSNVDAAFRAVMRTELKHLQRQFKQTMVYVTHDQLEAMTMADRIAVMDHGVVLQTGSPVEVYNNPANTFVAGFLGSPGMNLIKGTLVHENGTTIVDMGEFGKSAALSDSLATTANAGARRDVFYGFRPEQASLTADETGLPVFFVERIGARTIVHLGRDKASVKVVLDNDNGLEAGMKARLTVNPDAVRLFDAANGAAIREI, from the coding sequence ATGACCGCGATCCATCTCGAAAACCTGGTCAAGAATTTCGGCGCCTTCACCGCGCTCAAGACGATGGACCTGACCATCCAGGACGGTGAGTTCGTCGCACTGCTCGGTCCCTCCGGCTGCGGCAAGTCAACGACGATGAACATGATCGCGGGCATGGAAAGCCCATCGGCCGGACGCATCCTGTTCGACGACCGCGACATGGCTGGCGTGTCCATGGGCAAGCGCGGTGTCGGCTTCGTGTTCCAGAATTATGCGATCTTCACGCATATGTCGGTGTATGAAAACTTGGCTTACGGCCTTCGCATGCGCAGGCTGCCGCAAGCCGAGATCGACAGGCGAGTCAAGGCGATCGCCGAGTTTCTTCAACTCGGACCTTTGCTGAACCAGCCCTCGGCGAAGCTGTCGGTCAATATCCTGCAGCGCCTCGCGATCGGCCGCTCGGCTATCGTCGAGCCAGCGATCTTCCTGCTCGACGAGCCGCTGTCGAATGTCGATGCGGCGTTCCGCGCCGTGATGCGCACGGAACTCAAGCATTTGCAGCGCCAGTTCAAGCAGACCATGGTTTATGTCACGCACGACCAGCTCGAAGCCATGACCATGGCCGACCGGATTGCCGTGATGGATCACGGCGTAGTATTGCAGACCGGCTCGCCGGTCGAGGTCTACAACAATCCAGCCAATACGTTTGTGGCCGGCTTCCTCGGCTCGCCCGGCATGAACCTGATCAAGGGTACGCTCGTCCACGAGAATGGCACGACGATTGTCGATATGGGTGAGTTCGGCAAATCCGCCGCCCTGTCAGACTCGCTCGCAACCACAGCCAATGCCGGTGCGCGCCGCGACGTGTTCTACGGTTTCCGGCCGGAACAGGCGTCACTGACCGCCGATGAGACCGGCCTGCCGGTGTTTTTCGTCGAGCGGATCGGCGCCCGGACCATCGTCCATCTCGGCCGCGACAAGGCTTCGGTCAAGGTGGTGCTGGACAATGATAACGGGCTCGAAGCGGGCATGAAGGCCAGGCTCACCGTCAACCCAGATGCCGTTCGGCTGTTCGATGCCGCCAACGGCGCCGCGATCAGGGAAATCTGA
- a CDS encoding carbohydrate ABC transporter permease — MTDAVSNPILPVATPVADQESRRLGFRLTLPAQILVLLISVFPLLMQLYISLTDWSPLDGVPWWSAWQMWNTFANYTDLAVDDRFWSALGRTALIMLICVPAEFLLGFALALLFMDDFRGKRFFYSILLMPMMVVPAVAGYMFFMLFQSGGPVNDIISSLTGTQFTLAWLSSPTWALIAVMIADIWQWTPLMFLILLAGLAGVPEDQLRAATLLGASWPQRFRTIILPKMKTIIIIALAIRVIENFKIFDTLFIMTGGGPGVATETISVYIYKVTQNDLIWGYVAAIALAILIFLSVFANFAIARMNRARAAA; from the coding sequence ATGACCGATGCCGTGTCCAACCCGATCCTTCCTGTCGCGACCCCGGTGGCCGACCAGGAAAGCCGCAGGCTCGGCTTCCGGCTGACGCTGCCGGCGCAGATCCTTGTCCTGTTAATTTCGGTCTTCCCGCTGCTGATGCAGCTCTATATCTCGCTGACCGACTGGTCGCCGCTCGATGGTGTACCGTGGTGGTCGGCGTGGCAGATGTGGAACACATTCGCCAACTATACCGATCTGGCGGTGGATGACCGTTTCTGGTCGGCGCTCGGCCGTACGGCGCTGATCATGCTGATCTGCGTGCCGGCGGAATTCCTGCTCGGCTTTGCGCTGGCGCTTCTGTTCATGGATGACTTTCGCGGCAAGCGCTTCTTCTATTCGATCCTGCTGATGCCGATGATGGTCGTGCCCGCGGTCGCCGGCTACATGTTCTTCATGCTGTTCCAGTCCGGCGGGCCGGTGAATGACATCATCTCGTCGCTGACCGGAACCCAGTTCACGCTCGCCTGGCTGTCGAGCCCCACCTGGGCGCTGATCGCGGTGATGATCGCGGATATCTGGCAATGGACGCCGCTGATGTTCCTCATCCTGCTCGCGGGCCTTGCCGGCGTGCCGGAAGATCAGTTGCGCGCGGCGACCCTGCTCGGAGCTTCCTGGCCGCAACGCTTCCGGACTATCATCCTGCCGAAGATGAAGACCATCATCATCATCGCGCTGGCGATCCGTGTGATCGAGAACTTCAAGATTTTCGACACGCTGTTTATCATGACCGGCGGTGGACCGGGCGTCGCAACCGAGACGATCTCGGTTTACATCTACAAGGTCACGCAGAACGACCTCATCTGGGGCTATGTCGCGGCCATCGCTCTCGCCATCCTGATCTTTCTGTCGGTCTTCGCCAATTTCGCCATTGCGCGTATGAACCGTGCGAGGGCAGCAGCATGA
- a CDS encoding carbohydrate ABC transporter permease, producing MNRSPLFEVFRYLAVILAVAVTLVPIAWMASMAFKPIAEWTATGADLTWWPKEPTLDNFRFIFGESSSNLIVALDKTATRPIVSSLLSAIFGTLIAMIAGTSAAYGLSRFGSGQNLPLALIQLRLFPPMAVMIPVMIMWSFLGMIDTWWGLALIYGIVTLPFAFWLMKTFFDDMPREIEDAARVEGCSRFRVFTQITLPMMRAPLASSALFVFILNWSDYLIGLLLTTRDWVTIPVYMASLSSSMTGQLYGAKAALGLIAAVPPVIMGIAIQKHLVRGLTFGALKQ from the coding sequence ATGAACCGGTCACCCCTTTTTGAAGTGTTTCGTTATCTGGCGGTGATCCTGGCCGTCGCGGTGACGCTTGTGCCGATTGCCTGGATGGCCTCGATGGCCTTCAAGCCGATCGCAGAGTGGACCGCGACCGGCGCCGACCTGACATGGTGGCCGAAGGAGCCGACGCTCGACAATTTCCGTTTCATCTTCGGTGAATCGAGTTCCAATCTCATCGTTGCGCTTGACAAGACGGCGACACGGCCGATCGTTTCCTCGCTGCTTTCGGCGATATTCGGTACATTGATCGCGATGATTGCCGGTACGTCGGCTGCTTATGGCCTGTCGCGCTTCGGTTCAGGGCAGAATCTTCCCTTGGCGCTGATCCAGCTCCGGCTTTTTCCGCCGATGGCGGTGATGATCCCCGTCATGATCATGTGGTCGTTCCTTGGGATGATCGACACATGGTGGGGGCTGGCGCTGATCTACGGCATCGTGACGTTGCCCTTCGCCTTCTGGCTGATGAAGACGTTCTTCGATGACATGCCGCGCGAGATCGAGGATGCGGCGCGCGTAGAGGGCTGTTCGCGCTTTCGCGTGTTCACCCAGATCACGCTGCCGATGATGCGTGCACCGCTCGCCAGTTCCGCGCTGTTCGTGTTCATCCTGAACTGGTCGGACTATCTAATCGGGTTGCTGCTGACGACGCGCGACTGGGTCACGATCCCGGTCTACATGGCCTCTTTGTCATCCTCGATGACCGGCCAGCTCTATGGCGCCAAAGCCGCGCTCGGCCTGATCGCCGCCGTACCCCCCGTGATCATGGGTATCGCGATCCAGAAGCATCTGGTGCGCGGCCTGACCTTCGGGGCGCTCAAGCAATGA
- a CDS encoding extracellular solute-binding protein, producing MAGLTAAVGIAPQFIRPSRAFAADALASGMIGGPTGFDGAERYQYGADTPEGRAVEAAKSFKAKGVTKIVLGLSDGSIGQLTQPFPKGAPSIKELWEKETGITLEIVGVPNGQEFTKTMQDISTKAGAFDIYAVEWNRLGDLAETGGIVNLDEFVVTHKPEWDAPETGYVNGAQGVSLLNQYNGSTYGVSLDGDFQIWNYRTDLFNDEAEKKAFSDKHGYELAPPKTWKEHGEIAAFFHRPDKGLFGSTDLRNQGWGYTNWYQRYASLGNPNQFLFDDNGKALINSEAGWSATKDYVDSLSHHSPDAISWGWPEQYGNFAGAGAAMTCAFSNLPKFLDNAGNTGSKVTGKIGSMLPPGNEVDGKLIRRTVLWLNLSASVSSQSKNPEAAYLLLQWLGSARIYAWMTANPGGYFDPFRLSDFSDVLVRETYHAYHMDVVRENVARTVPTINYPGATAFHNALDENLMAALTKSKTPEQAMADTEKQWQRIARRTGEEKLVAAIKANKAAWPTITD from the coding sequence ATGGCCGGCCTGACGGCTGCCGTCGGCATCGCACCCCAGTTCATTCGTCCGAGTCGCGCATTCGCGGCCGATGCCCTGGCATCAGGCATGATCGGCGGCCCGACGGGCTTCGATGGCGCCGAGCGCTATCAATATGGCGCCGATACGCCCGAGGGCAGGGCGGTGGAAGCCGCCAAGAGCTTCAAGGCAAAGGGCGTTACCAAGATCGTTCTGGGCTTGTCCGATGGCTCGATCGGCCAGCTGACCCAGCCGTTCCCCAAGGGCGCGCCTTCGATCAAGGAGCTCTGGGAGAAGGAAACCGGAATCACGCTTGAAATCGTCGGTGTGCCGAACGGCCAGGAATTCACCAAGACGATGCAGGACATCTCGACCAAGGCCGGTGCCTTCGACATCTACGCCGTCGAATGGAACCGCCTGGGCGACCTCGCCGAGACCGGCGGCATCGTCAATCTCGACGAGTTCGTCGTCACCCACAAGCCTGAATGGGATGCCCCCGAGACGGGTTACGTCAACGGCGCGCAGGGCGTATCGCTGCTCAACCAGTACAATGGATCGACCTACGGCGTGTCGCTCGACGGCGACTTCCAGATCTGGAACTACCGCACGGATCTGTTCAACGACGAAGCCGAGAAGAAGGCCTTCTCCGATAAGCACGGCTATGAGCTGGCGCCGCCGAAGACCTGGAAGGAACACGGCGAAATCGCCGCCTTCTTCCATCGTCCGGACAAGGGCTTGTTCGGCTCGACAGATCTGCGCAACCAGGGCTGGGGCTATACCAACTGGTACCAGCGCTATGCCTCGCTCGGCAATCCCAACCAGTTCCTGTTCGATGACAACGGGAAGGCGCTGATCAATTCCGAGGCCGGCTGGTCCGCGACCAAGGATTACGTGGACTCGCTCTCGCATCATTCGCCGGACGCGATCTCCTGGGGCTGGCCGGAGCAGTACGGCAATTTCGCCGGTGCGGGTGCCGCGATGACCTGTGCCTTCTCCAACCTGCCGAAGTTCCTCGACAATGCCGGCAATACCGGCTCGAAGGTCACAGGCAAGATCGGCTCCATGCTGCCGCCGGGCAATGAGGTCGATGGCAAGCTCATCCGCCGCACGGTGCTCTGGCTCAATCTTTCGGCTTCGGTCTCCTCGCAGAGCAAGAACCCGGAAGCCGCGTATCTCCTGCTGCAATGGCTTGGCTCGGCGCGTATCTATGCCTGGATGACGGCCAATCCGGGCGGCTATTTCGACCCGTTCCGTCTCTCGGACTTTTCCGATGTGCTGGTGCGCGAGACCTATCACGCCTACCACATGGACGTCGTCCGCGAGAATGTGGCGCGCACCGTGCCGACGATCAACTATCCCGGCGCGACCGCATTCCACAATGCGCTCGACGAGAACCTGATGGCGGCGCTCACCAAGTCCAAGACGCCGGAACAGGCAATGGCCGACACCGAGAAGCAGTGGCAGCGCATCGCTCGCCGTACCGGCGAGGAAAAGCTGGTCGCCGCCATCAAGGCCAACAAGGCCGCCTGGCCAACGATCACCGACTAA